The following proteins come from a genomic window of unidentified bacterial endosymbiont:
- a CDS encoding phage tail protein I produces the protein MSSQLLPPNATRLKRALADTLNQPCPLPITQLWSPEHCPLALLPYLAWARSVDRWDPNWPEATKRLMVSNAFYIHQHKGTLSALKRVIAPFAGDFKITEWWQTTPPGAPGTFTIVLSVIETGISEETYLELQRLLDDAKPASRPYALTIAVKSLGHCSVQLGCFDGDLLLIQALLGPINDPALPALYCATVGCFDGDQLVIHPLDSLHGE, from the coding sequence ATGAGTAGCCAGCTGCTGCCACCCAATGCCACGCGCTTGAAGCGCGCGCTAGCCGATACCCTCAATCAGCCCTGTCCGCTGCCGATTACCCAGCTCTGGAGCCCAGAACACTGCCCCTTAGCGCTGCTGCCCTATCTCGCCTGGGCCCGTTCGGTAGATCGTTGGGATCCCAACTGGCCAGAAGCTACCAAACGCTTGATGGTCAGCAACGCCTTCTATATCCATCAGCACAAGGGCACCCTCAGCGCCTTAAAACGGGTGATCGCCCCCTTTGCGGGGGATTTTAAAATTACTGAGTGGTGGCAAACCACGCCACCAGGAGCGCCCGGGACCTTTACTATTGTATTGTCTGTCATAGAGACCGGGATCTCTGAGGAGACCTATCTCGAGCTGCAACGGCTACTCGATGATGCCAAACCCGCCAGCCGCCCCTATGCGCTCACCATCGCTGTTAAATCGTTAGGTCATTGCTCCGTGCAACTGGGTTGTTTTGACGGCGATCTGCTGCTGATCCAAGCATTGCTAGGCCCTATCAACGATCCAGCCCTACCCGCTCTCTATTGTGCGACAGTAGGCTGTTTTGACGGTGATCAGCTGGTGATTCACCCCCTAGACTCACTTCATGGAGAATAG
- a CDS encoding baseplate assembly protein, which yields MVIDLAQLPPPEVLESLDFENLYQQLLALFRTLMGERWEAPLESDPVIKLLELAAYRELQLRARINDAACSVLLAFAVGADLEQLAANVNVSRRLVTPGDPQANPPVVPCYESDSSLRARVPQAFEGLSVAGSLAAYRYRALSADGRVIDASVESPQPATVVVTLLSSETTGAASTELLITVEQALSGEAVRPVADRLTVQAAEIVPYRINAGLWLYPGPAIEPIMAASRQQVIQYTQQLQRLGRDIRCSVLFATLQVEGIQRVELIAPAGDLILSSQQAAYCEQIDLSYQGADE from the coding sequence CTGGTGATCGATCTGGCACAACTGCCACCCCCTGAGGTGTTGGAGTCTCTAGACTTTGAGAACCTTTATCAGCAGCTGTTAGCGCTGTTTCGTACTCTGATGGGCGAGCGCTGGGAGGCACCACTGGAATCCGATCCCGTGATCAAACTACTAGAGCTAGCCGCCTACCGGGAACTCCAGCTGCGAGCCCGCATTAATGATGCCGCCTGCTCCGTGTTATTGGCTTTTGCGGTCGGTGCCGATTTAGAGCAGTTAGCGGCTAACGTCAATGTCTCCAGGCGGCTCGTGACCCCTGGAGATCCTCAGGCTAACCCGCCCGTGGTGCCTTGCTATGAGAGCGATAGCAGCCTGCGCGCTCGGGTGCCGCAGGCGTTTGAAGGGCTATCGGTGGCTGGCTCCCTCGCCGCCTATCGCTATCGGGCCTTGTCAGCCGATGGCCGGGTGATTGATGCCAGTGTCGAGAGTCCTCAACCCGCCACCGTGGTCGTCACCCTGCTCTCCAGTGAGACCACTGGTGCCGCTTCCACAGAGTTACTGATCACGGTTGAACAAGCGCTCTCTGGCGAGGCGGTTCGACCCGTGGCCGATCGGCTAACCGTCCAAGCTGCCGAGATCGTTCCCTATCGCATTAACGCCGGATTATGGCTCTATCCAGGCCCAGCCATCGAACCCATTATGGCCGCCTCCCGGCAACAGGTGATCCAGTATACCCAGCAACTGCAGCGCTTGGGCCGGGATATTCGCTGCTCAGTGCTGTTCGCCACCTTGCAGGTGGAGGGGATACAGCGGGTCGAGCTGATAGCGCCCGCGGGTGATCTAATCTTAAGTAGCCAACAAGCCGCTTATTGTGAACAGATTGACCTCAGCTACCAAGGGGCTGATGAGTAG
- a CDS encoding GPW/gp25 family protein, translated as MELTGMHRSSGAPLSGVAHLQQSIKDILTTPLGSRRMRPEYGSELPRYVDLPINRGWISAVQAEAARAISRWEPRLKLTAVQVEAIIEGSIHFNIRGHYAASPIVLVMAW; from the coding sequence ATGGAATTAACCGGCATGCATCGCAGCAGTGGTGCCCCGCTGTCTGGGGTGGCCCATCTGCAGCAATCCATTAAAGATATTTTGACCACCCCGCTCGGCAGCCGCCGCATGCGACCAGAGTATGGCTCAGAGCTGCCACGCTATGTCGATTTACCAATTAACCGCGGCTGGATCTCCGCGGTGCAGGCAGAAGCCGCACGGGCCATCAGCCGCTGGGAGCCGCGGCTCAAACTCACGGCAGTCCAGGTGGAGGCCATTATTGAGGGCTCCATTCATTTTAATATCCGGGGCCACTATGCGGCTTCCCCTATCGTTTTAGTGATGGCCTGGTGA
- a CDS encoding type II toxin-antitoxin system Phd/YefM family antitoxin: protein MITTMDINYGYNYMTLQTTIGAGDFKTKCLKLLDVVADTRQPLIITKHGKAVAKLIPMPPPTELFGALAGSVLREEDIVSPLKNEWAASL, encoded by the coding sequence ATGATTACAACCATGGATATCAACTATGGTTATAATTATATGACACTACAAACCACGATCGGGGCCGGAGATTTCAAAACAAAATGCCTAAAACTATTGGATGTGGTCGCGGATACTCGGCAACCGCTGATCATTACTAAACATGGAAAAGCGGTGGCTAAGCTGATTCCTATGCCGCCCCCAACGGAACTCTTTGGTGCCTTAGCTGGCAGCGTGTTGCGAGAGGAAGATATTGTTTCACCCCTTAAAAATGAGTGGGCAGCTTCTTTATGA
- a CDS encoding type II toxin-antitoxin system VapC family toxin, translating into MKAVLLDTHVLVWLLEGSERLKATSRSVIQKASNNDALFVSAITPWEIAMLVRKDRLVLNREVKEWLQTALALPGICLHPLSVEIAVASTCLPGNLHLDPADRIIVATARHLGATLVTADRCLLDFGTLGHLKCLAASS; encoded by the coding sequence ATGAAAGCAGTGTTGTTAGATACCCATGTCTTAGTCTGGTTGCTGGAGGGCAGTGAACGACTAAAAGCAACTTCACGAAGCGTCATTCAAAAAGCCTCCAATAATGATGCTCTGTTTGTATCTGCGATCACTCCCTGGGAGATCGCTATGCTGGTTAGAAAAGATCGTTTAGTCCTTAATAGAGAGGTCAAGGAGTGGCTGCAAACCGCGTTGGCACTTCCTGGGATCTGCCTTCATCCACTCTCTGTAGAAATAGCAGTGGCCAGTACTTGTCTACCCGGCAATCTTCACCTTGATCCTGCTGATCGGATTATTGTAGCCACTGCACGTCATCTAGGGGCTACTTTGGTAACAGCTGACCGCTGTTTGCTAGATTTTGGTACATTGGGTCATCTTAAATGCCTAGCAGCCAGTTCGTAA
- a CDS encoding phage baseplate assembly protein V, with translation MLAGFVVAELDRRLAAMIQPGTIAAIDYTTARARVQVGDWISAWLPWQSRAGQVTSWCPPTVGEQCLLLSASGMPELGFILTSFYTETYQPADQQPQTIALRLPDGAQLLYDWQTSTLGVAGIQTITISTA, from the coding sequence ATGCTAGCAGGATTTGTGGTGGCTGAGCTGGATCGACGGCTAGCAGCGATGATTCAACCAGGCACTATCGCCGCTATCGACTATACCACCGCCCGCGCTCGGGTACAGGTCGGTGACTGGATCTCAGCTTGGCTGCCTTGGCAGAGTCGTGCCGGTCAAGTCACCAGCTGGTGTCCGCCAACAGTCGGGGAGCAGTGTCTGCTACTCTCTGCCTCTGGCATGCCTGAGCTCGGCTTTATTTTGACCAGCTTCTATACCGAGACCTATCAGCCAGCCGATCAGCAGCCGCAAACGATAGCGCTCCGTCTGCCCGATGGTGCCCAACTGCTGTATGACTGGCAAACCAGCACTTTGGGGGTGGCGGGGATCCAAACCATCACGATCAGCACTGCATAG
- a CDS encoding head-tail joining protein translates to MITGQPFRDLVTAQDARLFELLSDTVEMAGKPCQGMFSAPWLAPQLGQLTTGLLEPHLVIREEDAPTISTGTLVSFSALDYTVVGIEPDSTGLTVLLLRPLD, encoded by the coding sequence ATGATCACCGGACAACCTTTTCGTGATCTGGTCACTGCCCAGGATGCACGACTCTTTGAGTTACTCTCCGATACCGTAGAGATGGCTGGGAAGCCCTGCCAAGGGATGTTTTCCGCCCCCTGGCTAGCCCCACAGTTGGGCCAATTAACTACCGGCCTCCTTGAGCCACACCTGGTGATTAGAGAGGAGGATGCCCCAACCATCAGCACCGGCACGCTGGTGAGCTTTAGCGCCCTTGATTACACGGTGGTGGGGATTGAGCCCGACAGCACTGGACTGACGGTCCTGTTATTAAGGCCGCTTGATTGA